From the Desulfovibrio sp. JY genome, one window contains:
- a CDS encoding ketoacyl-ACP synthase III, translated as MKHEAYIRGLGYYAPEKILTNADLEKIVETSDEWITTRTGIKERHIAAPGEAVSDMTAEAARRALADAGMDADELTHIFLYTVTPDYYTPSAACLVEEKLGIKGKVVQDVNAACSGYIFGLEMARAVLALHPEAKVLVAAAEVLTSRTNWADRRTCVLFGDAAAAAVVSAGDPRPGDGRIVDVLLSSDGSLGHLLTIKGGGSGHPYKLGDTVDEDYFLFMNGREVFKHAVRNMTTVCEELIAKNGLDIDAIDLFIPHQANLRIMEAVAKKLALPEEKVVSTIARFGNTSASTVGIALAETKAEGRLTPGCRVLFGVFGGGFTWGSALVQF; from the coding sequence ATGAAGCATGAAGCCTACATCCGCGGCCTTGGCTATTACGCGCCCGAAAAAATCCTGACCAACGCCGACCTGGAAAAAATCGTCGAAACGTCCGACGAGTGGATCACCACCCGCACCGGCATCAAGGAACGCCACATCGCGGCGCCCGGAGAAGCCGTCAGCGACATGACGGCCGAAGCGGCCCGCCGTGCCCTGGCCGATGCCGGCATGGACGCCGACGAGCTGACCCATATTTTTCTCTATACCGTCACCCCGGACTACTACACGCCCTCGGCCGCCTGCCTTGTGGAGGAAAAGCTCGGCATCAAGGGCAAGGTGGTCCAGGACGTCAACGCGGCCTGCTCGGGCTACATCTTCGGCCTGGAAATGGCCCGGGCCGTCCTCGCCCTGCACCCCGAAGCCAAGGTCCTCGTGGCGGCGGCCGAGGTGCTCACCTCGCGCACCAACTGGGCCGATCGCCGCACCTGCGTGCTTTTCGGCGACGCGGCGGCCGCGGCGGTCGTCTCGGCCGGGGACCCTCGCCCGGGCGACGGGCGCATCGTGGATGTGCTGCTCTCGAGCGACGGTTCGCTCGGGCATCTGCTCACCATCAAGGGCGGCGGTTCCGGCCATCCCTACAAGCTCGGCGACACCGTGGACGAGGATTATTTCCTGTTCATGAACGGCCGGGAAGTCTTCAAGCACGCCGTGCGCAACATGACGACCGTGTGCGAGGAACTTATCGCCAAAAACGGCCTGGATATCGACGCCATCGATCTTTTCATTCCGCATCAGGCCAACCTGCGCATCATGGAAGCCGTGGCCAAGAAGTTGGCCCTGCCCGAGGAAAAGGTGGTGTCCACCATCGCCCGCTTCGGCAACACCTCGGCGTCCACGGTGGGCATCGCCCTGGCGGAAACCAAGGCCGAGGGCCGGCTTACCCCGGGATGCCGGGTTCTTTTCGGCGTCTTTGGCGGCGGCTTCACCTGGGGCTCGGCCCTGGTCCAGTTCTAA
- a CDS encoding phosphate/phosphite/phosphonate ABC transporter substrate-binding protein, translating to MLVKFFMTVLVAFCLIGNALAMPIKIAVFPSNDPKKLQTVMDVLAAYLHEKTGDDVKAVVTRDYAELAERLREESVDIAWLNTLNYVRLKAELPAVRYIATYMEENEATGNVTPFYQSYIVALKKSGYTSLNDLKGKRFAFTDVGSTSGYAYPNMLLRKNGIDPDTYFKIVFFLKKHDRVIEALLSGAVDAGAVSDGTYFTAKRNHGDQFVILATSAPIPLDAIVARENLPDAVVARYRSALAAMPRDHLFCRKMRQILGWSAAGFEVRGDAFYDSTREALHLK from the coding sequence ATGCTCGTTAAATTCTTCATGACCGTCCTTGTGGCCTTTTGCCTCATTGGCAACGCCCTGGCCATGCCGATCAAGATCGCCGTCTTCCCTTCCAACGACCCCAAAAAGCTCCAGACCGTCATGGACGTCCTCGCCGCCTACCTCCACGAAAAAACCGGAGACGACGTCAAGGCCGTGGTCACTCGCGACTATGCTGAACTGGCCGAGCGGCTGCGCGAGGAAAGCGTTGACATTGCCTGGCTCAACACCCTCAACTACGTGAGACTCAAGGCGGAACTCCCCGCAGTGCGCTACATCGCCACCTACATGGAAGAAAATGAAGCCACGGGCAATGTCACGCCCTTTTACCAGTCCTACATCGTGGCGCTCAAAAAAAGCGGCTACACCAGCCTCAACGACCTCAAAGGCAAACGTTTCGCCTTCACCGACGTGGGCTCCACCTCGGGCTACGCCTATCCCAACATGCTGTTGCGCAAAAACGGCATCGACCCGGACACGTATTTCAAGATCGTCTTCTTTCTCAAAAAACACGACCGGGTCATCGAGGCCTTGCTTTCCGGAGCCGTCGATGCCGGGGCGGTGTCCGACGGCACCTACTTCACGGCCAAGCGCAACCACGGAGACCAATTTGTCATCCTGGCCACATCGGCCCCCATTCCCCTGGACGCCATCGTGGCCCGGGAAAACCTGCCCGACGCAGTGGTCGCGCGCTACCGGAGCGCCTTGGCCGCCATGCCCCGGGACCACCTGTTCTGCCGGAAAATGCGCCAGATTCTCGGCTGGAGCGCCGCCGGTTTCGAGGTCCGGGGAGACGCCTTCTACGATTCCACCCGCGAAGCCCTGCACTTGAAATAG
- a CDS encoding serine hydroxymethyltransferase translates to MEELLIADPEVGRAVCQEIDRQTGKLEMIASENFVSVAVRQAQGSVLTNKYAEGYPGKRYYGGCEYVDIAEDLARDRVKALFGAGYANVQPHSGSQANMAVYFAAMKPGDTLLGMDLSHGGHLTHGSPVNFSGRLYNIVSYHVKKETGTIDYEEVERLAKEHKPAVIMAGASAYPRIIDFARFRAIADEVGAKLVVDMAHIAGLVATGHHPSPIPYAHYTTSTTHKTLRGPRGGLILSSEEFGKSLNSQIFPGIQGGPLMHVIAAKAVAFGEALKPAFKTYQGQVVKNCQVLAKGLMDAGYDLVSGGTDNHLVLVDLTNKDVTGKDAEHALDLAGITVNKNTVPFETRSPFVTSGVRMGTAALTTRGMVEADIEKIVGWIDAAIASRENETKLDEIRKDVQTFAKGFPLFAW, encoded by the coding sequence ATGGAAGAACTGCTCATCGCCGACCCCGAAGTCGGGCGCGCCGTGTGCCAGGAGATCGACCGGCAGACCGGCAAGCTCGAAATGATCGCCTCGGAGAACTTCGTTTCCGTGGCCGTGCGCCAGGCACAGGGCAGCGTGCTTACCAACAAGTACGCCGAAGGCTATCCCGGCAAGCGCTACTACGGCGGCTGCGAATACGTGGACATCGCCGAGGATCTGGCCCGCGACCGGGTCAAGGCGCTTTTCGGGGCCGGCTACGCCAACGTGCAGCCCCATTCCGGCTCCCAGGCCAACATGGCCGTCTACTTCGCGGCCATGAAGCCCGGCGACACCCTGCTCGGCATGGACCTCTCCCACGGCGGCCACCTCACCCACGGTTCGCCCGTCAACTTTTCCGGCCGGCTTTACAACATCGTGTCCTACCACGTGAAAAAGGAAACCGGCACCATCGACTACGAAGAGGTCGAACGGTTGGCCAAGGAACACAAGCCCGCCGTGATCATGGCCGGGGCCAGCGCCTATCCCCGCATCATCGACTTCGCGCGCTTCCGGGCCATCGCCGACGAGGTCGGGGCCAAGCTCGTGGTGGACATGGCCCACATCGCCGGTCTGGTCGCCACAGGCCACCATCCCTCGCCCATCCCCTACGCCCACTACACCACCTCGACCACGCACAAGACCCTGCGCGGGCCGCGCGGCGGCCTGATCCTCTCTTCCGAGGAGTTCGGCAAGTCGCTTAATTCCCAGATTTTCCCCGGCATCCAGGGCGGCCCGCTCATGCACGTCATCGCGGCCAAGGCCGTGGCCTTCGGCGAGGCCCTGAAGCCCGCCTTCAAGACCTACCAGGGACAGGTGGTGAAAAACTGCCAGGTCCTGGCCAAGGGACTCATGGACGCCGGCTACGACCTGGTTTCCGGCGGCACGGACAACCACCTGGTGCTGGTCGATCTCACCAACAAGGACGTGACCGGCAAGGACGCCGAGCATGCCCTGGATCTGGCCGGCATCACGGTCAACAAGAACACGGTGCCCTTCGAGACGCGTTCGCCCTTTGTCACCTCGGGCGTGCGCATGGGCACGGCGGCCCTGACCACGCGCGGCATGGTCGAGGCGGACATCGAGAAGATCGTCGGCTGGATCGACGCGGCCATCGCCTCGCGGGAAAACGAGACCAAGCTGGACGAAATCCGCAAGGACGTGCAGACCTTCGCCAAGGGATTTCCGCTGTTCGCCTGGTAG
- the fabF gene encoding beta-ketoacyl-ACP synthase II — protein MTLNRVVVTGLAAITPIGNDLATSWTNLLAGVSGAGPITRFDATAFDTHFACEVKNFDEKAFVAPKLAKRLDRFTLFALSAAAMLMEDAGYKVDPAEAADVAVIIGCGLGGLETLEATHSKLLAQGPSRVSPFFIPTMIANMAAGQVSIAVGAKGPNMCTTSACASGMHAIGTAFTDIRLGRSSAALCGGVESTITPLAVGGFNALKALSTRNDDPTRASRPFDATRDGFVIGEGCGLLLLESLEHAKARGARIYAEAIGYGASGDAFHMTAPPEDGEGMVLAMRAALREAGMAPAEIAHINAHGTSTSLNDACETTAIKAVLGEHAKKVPITSNKSMIGHCLGAAGGIESVMSVKTIVEGIIPPTINLETPDPVCDLDYTPGTARKADVANVLCNSFGFGGTNACMLYKAFVE, from the coding sequence ATGACTTTAAATAGGGTAGTCGTCACCGGCCTAGCGGCCATCACCCCCATCGGCAACGACCTGGCCACGAGTTGGACCAATCTCCTGGCCGGCGTCTCCGGTGCGGGCCCCATCACGCGTTTTGATGCCACCGCCTTCGATACGCACTTCGCCTGCGAGGTCAAAAACTTCGACGAGAAGGCGTTTGTCGCGCCAAAGCTCGCCAAACGCCTGGACCGCTTCACGCTGTTTGCCCTCTCCGCCGCCGCCATGCTCATGGAGGACGCGGGATACAAGGTCGATCCCGCCGAGGCGGCCGATGTGGCCGTCATCATCGGCTGCGGCCTTGGCGGCCTCGAAACCCTCGAGGCCACCCACAGCAAGCTGCTGGCCCAAGGACCGTCGCGGGTCTCGCCGTTTTTCATCCCGACCATGATCGCCAACATGGCTGCGGGCCAGGTGTCCATCGCCGTCGGGGCCAAGGGCCCCAACATGTGCACCACCTCGGCCTGCGCCTCGGGGATGCACGCCATCGGCACGGCCTTCACCGACATCCGCCTCGGCCGGTCCTCGGCCGCCCTTTGCGGCGGCGTGGAGTCCACCATAACCCCCCTGGCCGTCGGCGGGTTCAACGCGCTCAAGGCCCTTTCCACGCGCAACGACGATCCGACCAGGGCCTCGCGTCCCTTCGACGCGACCCGCGACGGCTTCGTCATCGGCGAGGGTTGCGGCCTGCTGCTGCTCGAATCCCTGGAACACGCCAAGGCCCGCGGCGCACGCATCTACGCCGAGGCGATCGGATACGGCGCGTCGGGCGATGCGTTCCACATGACCGCTCCGCCCGAGGACGGCGAAGGCATGGTCCTGGCCATGCGGGCCGCCCTGCGCGAGGCGGGCATGGCGCCGGCCGAGATCGCGCACATCAACGCCCACGGCACCTCCACGTCCTTGAACGATGCCTGCGAGACCACGGCCATCAAGGCCGTGCTCGGCGAGCACGCCAAAAAGGTGCCCATCACCTCCAACAAATCCATGATCGGGCATTGCCTGGGCGCGGCCGGCGGCATCGAGTCGGTCATGAGCGTCAAGACCATTGTGGAGGGCATCATTCCGCCCACCATCAACCTGGAGACGCCGGACCCGGTCTGCGACCTGGACTACACGCCGGGCACGGCCAGAAAGGCCGACGTCGCCAACGTCCTTTGCAACTCGTTCGGATTCGGCGGCACCAACGCCTGCATGCTGTACAAGGCTTTCGTCGAATAA
- the rpmF gene encoding 50S ribosomal protein L32: protein MAVPNRKISKSRKGMRRAHDHVPVPAVVLCSCGEPTLPHRICPSCGMYRGRQMLRKDDAE, encoded by the coding sequence ATGGCCGTCCCCAATAGAAAAATCTCCAAGTCCCGCAAAGGTATGCGTCGCGCTCACGACCACGTCCCTGTTCCCGCCGTGGTGCTTTGCTCCTGCGGCGAGCCGACGTTGCCCCATCGCATCTGCCCCAGCTGCGGCATGTACCGTGGCCGCCAGATGCTGCGGAAGGACGATGCCGAATAA
- a CDS encoding DUF177 domain-containing protein: MSELWLDITDIPATGREFSFSDQSIWTGPIGEFDLPHRLDVPGTGLAATFTVLPQGRGALVRGRLAGKVVTPCDRCAEDAMLDVAVDFEFFEETPVEGEQSLEPGLLRRRGKVLELDVASLLWEQFLLALPAKPLCDENCPGLCPRCGASLKNGPCSCSKEEGDPRLAVLRQLKVPNGSKQRH; the protein is encoded by the coding sequence ATGTCCGAACTTTGGCTCGATATCACCGACATCCCGGCAACCGGCCGGGAGTTTTCGTTTTCCGACCAGTCCATCTGGACAGGGCCCATCGGGGAATTCGATCTGCCGCATCGTCTCGACGTGCCGGGAACCGGGCTTGCAGCCACGTTTACCGTACTGCCGCAAGGAAGGGGAGCGCTGGTGCGGGGGCGGCTGGCCGGCAAGGTCGTCACCCCCTGCGACCGTTGCGCCGAGGACGCCATGCTCGACGTCGCGGTCGATTTCGAGTTCTTCGAGGAGACCCCCGTGGAGGGCGAACAGTCCCTCGAGCCGGGATTGCTGCGCCGCCGGGGCAAGGTGCTGGAACTGGACGTGGCCAGCCTTTTGTGGGAACAATTCCTGCTCGCCCTGCCGGCCAAGCCCTTGTGCGACGAAAACTGCCCGGGGCTCTGTCCCCGGTGCGGGGCGTCGCTGAAAAACGGGCCGTGCTCCTGCTCCAAGGAGGAAGGCGACCCCAGGCTTGCCGTCCTGCGACAATTGAAGGTCCCAAACGGCTCGAAGCAGCGGCATTGA
- the plsX gene encoding phosphate acyltransferase PlsX: MPNNKPRIAVDAMGGDFGPHVVVPGALHAARTGKAEIILVGDTDAINAQLARYDVKGLPVSVVHATQVVEMQEKPSEALRRKKDSSIQVACNLVRDGAADGVISAGHSGATLACAMFTIGRAPGVERPALATFMPTERSHCVIIDVGANVDCKPFHLLQFGVMASVLAQTMLGRENPAVALLSNGEESGKGNHLVKETFDLLRLSSLNFVGNIEGRDLFTGNVDVVVCDGFVGNVVVKQAEGLASSLGRLLKGELRRGFFGKIGTMLALNALKRFSRLVDYAEYGGAPLLGLKGICLICHGASNSKAMSSAVRMAARFVDMEANTHLSAAVAKNIDLAGSRRQAVNDQR, encoded by the coding sequence ATGCCGAATAACAAACCGCGCATCGCCGTGGACGCCATGGGTGGGGACTTCGGTCCCCACGTGGTCGTTCCCGGCGCTTTGCACGCCGCCAGGACCGGCAAGGCCGAGATCATCCTGGTGGGCGACACGGACGCCATAAACGCCCAACTCGCCCGCTACGACGTCAAGGGCCTGCCGGTTTCCGTGGTGCACGCCACCCAGGTGGTGGAGATGCAGGAAAAGCCTTCCGAAGCGCTGCGGCGCAAGAAGGACTCCTCCATCCAGGTCGCCTGCAACTTGGTGCGCGACGGTGCCGCCGACGGGGTCATCTCCGCCGGCCACTCCGGCGCGACCCTGGCCTGCGCCATGTTCACCATCGGCCGCGCGCCGGGGGTGGAACGCCCGGCCCTGGCCACTTTCATGCCGACCGAACGCTCCCACTGCGTCATCATCGACGTGGGGGCCAACGTCGACTGCAAGCCCTTCCACCTGCTCCAGTTCGGGGTCATGGCCTCGGTGCTCGCCCAGACCATGCTCGGGCGCGAGAATCCGGCCGTGGCGCTTTTGTCCAACGGCGAGGAGTCGGGCAAGGGCAACCACCTCGTCAAGGAGACCTTTGATCTCCTGCGCCTCAGTTCGCTCAATTTCGTCGGCAACATCGAAGGCCGCGACCTGTTCACAGGCAATGTGGACGTGGTCGTGTGCGACGGGTTCGTCGGCAACGTGGTGGTCAAGCAGGCCGAGGGCCTGGCCTCCTCGCTCGGCAGGCTGCTCAAGGGCGAGCTGCGACGCGGCTTTTTCGGCAAGATCGGCACCATGCTGGCCCTAAACGCGCTCAAGCGTTTCTCGCGCCTGGTCGACTATGCCGAATACGGCGGCGCGCCGCTTTTGGGGCTCAAAGGCATCTGCCTCATCTGCCACGGCGCCTCCAACAGCAAAGCCATGTCCAGCGCCGTGCGCATGGCCGCCCGGTTCGTGGACATGGAAGCCAACACCCACCTCTCCGCGGCTGTGGCCAAGAACATCGACCTGGCCGGCTCCCGCCGCCAGGCCGTCAACGACCAACGCTAA
- a CDS encoding acyl carrier protein, whose product MSVAEKVKEIIVDQLGVDAGEVNPDAKFVDDLGADSLDLTELIMAMEEEFGVEISDEDAQQLQKVQDAISFIEKKKGE is encoded by the coding sequence ATGTCTGTCGCGGAAAAAGTCAAAGAGATCATCGTGGATCAGCTCGGCGTGGACGCCGGCGAGGTCAACCCCGACGCCAAGTTCGTCGATGACCTGGGCGCGGACTCCCTGGACCTGACCGAGCTCATCATGGCCATGGAAGAGGAGTTCGGCGTGGAAATCTCCGATGAAGACGCCCAGCAGCTCCAGAAAGTGCAGGACGCCATCTCCTTTATCGAAAAGAAAAAGGGCGAATAA
- a CDS encoding sensor domain-containing diguanylate cyclase, whose amino-acid sequence MSLRYKLLMLMVTPIVVLCGVHMLELERVTSGFEQALLAHRNQATRAVAHNLENAINALGRITVNLSHPKEIVRAVLTADNEVLFDWSHSFTKNVGVILFADVRGLVLSRAPDEFHFGDAVADSVWFKRALHEGSFYGIATVDGVPSLVGARTVRKYDDMPVGVVCVAVPITPAWLASFTDDRQVLRVQTPAGIIASVPTPPDTQPPQPLDLANIGFAAPTAFSVAFLPDPQYRELVGLKKSLLASGGVTALVTILALILILSRQLRPYTAVVENLLAYSRNALSLERLRERLKRLSPRRENELYRIVDALMHMIVTIEHNFDRMEGYADELEILANTDALTGLNNRKAINETLDAAMAHFEKDDTPFAVLMLDIDRFKAVNDTHGHQAGDTVLRTVADILRANCRQRDAVSRWGGEEFLIVSQGGDANDARALAERLRAAVAAGRFPAAEQVTVSIGVVCARKDDTLDSLISRADAALYAAKHAGRNTIRQS is encoded by the coding sequence GTGTCCTTACGCTACAAACTGCTCATGCTCATGGTCACGCCCATCGTGGTTTTGTGCGGCGTGCACATGCTGGAATTGGAACGGGTCACGTCCGGTTTCGAACAGGCCCTGCTCGCCCACAGAAATCAGGCGACAAGAGCCGTGGCCCACAACCTGGAAAACGCCATCAACGCCCTGGGCAGGATCACGGTCAACCTCTCCCATCCCAAAGAAATCGTACGCGCCGTCCTGACGGCGGACAACGAAGTGCTCTTCGACTGGAGCCATTCCTTCACCAAGAACGTCGGCGTCATCCTCTTTGCCGACGTCCGAGGCCTGGTCCTGTCCCGGGCGCCCGACGAGTTCCATTTCGGCGATGCCGTTGCCGACAGCGTCTGGTTCAAACGAGCCCTTCACGAAGGAAGCTTTTACGGCATTGCCACGGTCGACGGCGTGCCGAGCCTGGTCGGCGCCCGCACCGTGCGCAAATACGACGACATGCCCGTGGGCGTGGTTTGCGTGGCCGTGCCCATCACCCCGGCCTGGCTGGCCAGCTTTACCGACGACCGGCAGGTCCTGCGCGTCCAAACGCCGGCCGGCATCATCGCCAGCGTCCCGACTCCGCCCGACACGCAGCCGCCCCAGCCCCTGGACCTTGCCAACATCGGCTTCGCCGCCCCGACAGCCTTTTCCGTGGCCTTTCTGCCCGATCCCCAATACCGCGAGCTGGTGGGCCTGAAAAAAAGCCTGCTGGCCAGCGGCGGCGTCACGGCCCTGGTCACGATCCTGGCGCTCATCCTCATTTTGAGCCGGCAACTGCGGCCCTACACGGCCGTCGTCGAAAACCTCCTGGCCTACTCCCGCAACGCCCTCTCCCTGGAACGGTTGCGGGAACGGCTGAAACGGCTCTCTCCCCGCCGGGAAAACGAACTGTACCGTATCGTCGACGCCCTCATGCACATGATCGTCACCATCGAACACAATTTCGACCGCATGGAAGGCTACGCGGACGAACTCGAAATCCTGGCCAACACCGACGCCCTGACCGGCCTCAACAACCGCAAAGCCATCAACGAAACCCTGGACGCCGCCATGGCGCATTTCGAAAAGGACGACACGCCCTTTGCCGTACTGATGCTGGACATCGACCGGTTCAAGGCCGTCAACGACACCCATGGACATCAGGCCGGCGATACGGTGCTTCGGACCGTGGCCGATATTTTGCGGGCCAATTGCCGCCAGCGCGACGCCGTGAGTCGCTGGGGCGGCGAGGAATTTTTGATCGTGTCCCAGGGAGGCGACGCCAACGACGCACGCGCCCTGGCCGAACGACTCCGCGCCGCCGTGGCCGCCGGCCGCTTTCCCGCGGCGGAACAGGTGACCGTCAGCATCGGCGTGGTGTGCGCGCGCAAGGACGACACCCTCGACAGCCTGATCAGCCGGGCGGACGCGGCGCTCTACGCGGCCAAGCACGCCGGCCGCAACACCATACGGCAGTCCTGA
- the rpmB gene encoding 50S ribosomal protein L28: MAKICEHCGKKPQSGNNVSHANNKSKRRFSPNLVKVRAQLPSGEVTTMTVCTRCLRSGAVTKPVAKTA; this comes from the coding sequence ATGGCCAAGATCTGTGAGCATTGCGGCAAGAAGCCCCAGAGCGGCAACAACGTCAGCCACGCCAACAACAAGAGCAAGCGTCGTTTTTCGCCCAACCTGGTCAAGGTGCGGGCCCAGCTGCCTTCCGGCGAAGTGACCACCATGACGGTGTGCACCCGCTGCCTGCGTTCCGGCGCGGTGACCAAGCCTGTCGCCAAGACCGCCTAG
- a CDS encoding hemolysin family protein: MTAITLELLAVLGLICVNGFFSMAEMALVACRKSRLQALAEAGNRRAGTCLRLREHPETFLSAVQIGITLASVLASAYGGATLAGELAAALHAIPVLAPYAHALSLTGVVVPIAVVTLLFGELVPKRLALARPEGLAMAAAPVMRALLFASRPAVRLLGLATRGVVRLFGFGGGSDEQDVTEEDIRGLLREGMLHGALEHEEHAIMERVLRLTDRPLDVIMTHRSKIDRIDIDAPAKEALAAMMESPHTRFPVVRGDFSQVLGVVRAKDVLAGYLRDGRIDLAGHLTPPVFLPETLRGLSLLSRFRQSPRLHLALVVDEYGDVVGMVTAADVFEDMVGDLPGLSGYDEPAVVRRDDGSFLIDAATPMDEAASALSLPRPWPEDVSGATLAGFLLERLGRIPAIGDKLTALGATFEIVDMDGRRIDRVLATPTSKKTDQTEPDA; the protein is encoded by the coding sequence ATGACCGCGATCACCCTGGAACTGTTGGCCGTTCTTGGCCTCATCTGCGTCAACGGCTTTTTCTCCATGGCGGAGATGGCCCTGGTCGCCTGCCGCAAAAGCCGTTTGCAGGCCCTGGCCGAAGCCGGCAACCGCCGGGCCGGGACATGCCTGCGCCTGCGGGAGCATCCGGAAACCTTTCTGTCCGCCGTGCAGATCGGCATCACGCTGGCAAGCGTACTGGCCAGCGCCTACGGCGGCGCGACCCTGGCCGGGGAACTGGCCGCCGCCTTGCACGCCATCCCGGTCCTTGCGCCCTATGCCCACGCCTTGTCCCTGACCGGCGTGGTGGTGCCGATCGCCGTGGTCACTCTCCTTTTCGGCGAACTGGTGCCCAAGCGGTTGGCCCTGGCCCGGCCGGAAGGACTGGCCATGGCCGCCGCGCCGGTCATGCGGGCGCTGCTTTTCGCCAGCCGGCCGGCGGTGCGACTGCTCGGCCTGGCCACGCGCGGCGTGGTGCGCCTGTTCGGCTTCGGCGGCGGGAGCGACGAGCAGGACGTGACCGAGGAGGATATCCGTGGCCTGTTGCGCGAGGGGATGCTGCACGGGGCGCTGGAGCACGAGGAACATGCCATCATGGAGCGGGTGCTGCGGCTCACCGACCGGCCGCTGGACGTCATCATGACCCACCGCTCGAAGATCGACCGCATCGACATCGACGCGCCGGCCAAGGAAGCCCTGGCGGCCATGATGGAAAGCCCGCACACCCGGTTTCCGGTCGTGCGGGGGGATTTTTCCCAGGTGCTTGGGGTGGTGCGGGCCAAGGACGTGCTGGCCGGCTATCTGCGCGACGGCCGAATCGATCTGGCCGGCCACCTGACGCCGCCGGTCTTCCTGCCGGAGACCTTGCGCGGCCTGTCGCTCCTGTCGCGATTTCGCCAGTCGCCGCGCCTGCATCTGGCCCTGGTGGTGGACGAGTACGGCGACGTGGTCGGCATGGTCACGGCGGCGGACGTGTTCGAGGACATGGTGGGCGATCTGCCCGGGCTCTCCGGTTACGACGAGCCGGCCGTGGTCAGGCGCGATGACGGCTCGTTTCTCATCGACGCGGCCACGCCCATGGACGAGGCCGCCTCCGCCCTGTCCCTGCCCCGGCCCTGGCCCGAGGACGTCAGCGGGGCCACCCTGGCCGGGTTCCTGCTGGAACGCCTTGGCCGCATCCCGGCCATCGGCGACAAGCTGACCGCCCTTGGCGCGACGTTTGAAATCGTGGACATGGACGGCCGGCGCATCGACCGGGTGCTGGCGACGCCCACTTCGAAAAAAACGGACCAGACGGAGCCGGACGCCTGA
- the fabG gene encoding 3-oxoacyl-[acyl-carrier-protein] reductase, giving the protein MRTALVTGGSRGIGAATAARLARDGFDVLLTYVSKPDAAAQVAAAITAEGGSARAVALDTSDPAAVTAFFAEHVKGLDLHVLVNNAGITRDGLIARMKDEDFAAVIQVNLIGAFTCLREAAKLMMKRRAGRIVNITSVVGQSGNAGQANYAAAKAGLIGLTKSAALELAPRGITVNAVAPGFVETDMTAVLPDAVKATFAERIPLKRACSPAEIAAAVGYFASDDAAYVTGQVLGISGGMYM; this is encoded by the coding sequence ATGCGTACGGCACTGGTCACCGGCGGGTCTCGCGGCATCGGCGCGGCCACAGCCGCACGGCTTGCCCGTGACGGTTTCGACGTCCTCCTCACCTACGTCAGCAAGCCCGACGCTGCGGCGCAAGTGGCTGCGGCCATCACGGCCGAGGGGGGCAGCGCCAGAGCCGTGGCCCTCGATACGTCCGATCCGGCCGCCGTCACCGCCTTTTTCGCCGAGCACGTAAAGGGCCTCGACCTGCACGTGCTGGTCAACAATGCCGGCATCACCCGCGACGGGCTGATCGCGCGCATGAAGGACGAAGATTTCGCGGCCGTGATCCAGGTCAACCTGATCGGGGCCTTCACCTGCCTGCGCGAAGCGGCCAAGCTCATGATGAAGCGCCGCGCCGGCCGTATCGTCAACATCACCTCGGTGGTAGGCCAGTCCGGCAATGCCGGCCAGGCCAACTACGCCGCGGCCAAGGCCGGCCTCATCGGGCTGACCAAGTCCGCCGCCCTGGAACTCGCCCCGCGCGGCATCACGGTCAACGCCGTGGCCCCGGGATTCGTCGAAACCGACATGACCGCCGTGCTCCCGGACGCCGTCAAGGCGACCTTTGCCGAGCGCATACCGCTCAAGCGCGCCTGTTCCCCCGCCGAAATCGCCGCCGCCGTGGGCTACTTCGCCAGCGACGACGCAGCCTACGTCACGGGACAGGTCCTCGGCATAAGCGGCGGCATGTACATGTAA